The following are from one region of the Phyllostomus discolor isolate MPI-MPIP mPhyDis1 chromosome 9, mPhyDis1.pri.v3, whole genome shotgun sequence genome:
- the MANBAL gene encoding protein MANBAL — MASDLDFSPPEVPEPTFLENLLRYGLFLGAIFQLICVLAILVPVPKSHEAEAEPSEPRSGEVMRKPKAAAPSANKRPKKETKKKR, encoded by the exons ATGGCCTCCGACCTGGACTTCTCACCCCCCGAGGTGCCGGAGCCCACTTTCCTGGAGAACCTGCTACGGTACGGACTCTTCCTGGGGGCCATCTTCCAGCTCATCTGTGTGCTGGCCATCCTCGTCCCTGTTCCCAAGTCCCACGAGGCG GAGGCAGAGCCCTCGGAGCCCAGAAGTGGGGAGGTGATGAGGAAGCCCAAGGCTGCTGCTCCTTCCGCGAACAAGAGGCCCAAGAAGGAGACCAAGAAGAAGCGCTAG